GACTTCGGGCGACAAGGAGACTCCTAAGAGGGAAGACTTCTCCAGTGCGCTGCGATTCCTGATGGGCGGCTGTGTCCGCGAATCGGAGATGACTGCAATGGCGCCGCTTAACCTGCCCAAAAAGTGGGCACGCATCCTGCGGATGTCCTCGGCGCCAAAGATACCCATCGTGGACTATCTGGAGGTAAAACTGCTGGCCGCGCACTCTCATTCAATTAGCCACGAGCGAATCACAAAATTAGCTCTCGGGGGGCGAAGAGTTTCAGGTGCCCCCTTTTAAAGTGAATTTTACTCGTGGACATTTCCAGAAAACGCAGTTCAATAAAGTGTTTTggaataattttttttttatcaagaaaaaagggaaaagtaATAAGACAAATCAAATTACTCAGTCGCCGGAAGGCGTTAATGTCCTAAACTCTATTCACATTTTGCAGTGGCACGATGTTTTGCACTTTCTCTGCTTTGCACCAAGAAAGACAAACAGAATGTTCTtagcgaaaataaatgaaacttTCGCCTTGGAATAGCAGAGCACCTTAACAatacaaaaaactaaaaggaaaattaaattgcatgcAAAAGAATTTTGTATGGTCAtgacttttaaattaattgactAGCAGGAATTTTACGACTTTGAGTGCTAgcctttaaatatttatattattaaaggTGTATTATTGGAAGGTGTATTAAAAGTTGAATGGTAAAAATAGTAAATTCCTCTGAGTTGAGtatttttttccagtgctgGCAGACCAAACAAAGCTTAGTGTTTTAATTGACGTTGCTGCAGAGTGAAAGACACCTGTTCTTCCTTTTTTTAGGCGGCTGAGTCCGGAAACCTTGACGACTTCAAGCGACTCTTCATGGCGGACAACTCGCGCATTGCTTTAAAGGATGCGAAAGGACGAACGGCTGCCCATCAGGCGGCTGCCCGTAATAGGGTTAACATTTTGCGGTACATTCGCGACCAGAATGGCGGTAAGTGCGACGATAAACCCATTAAGCAGGACTCCTCATCAGGCGTGATTTACAGACTTTAATGCGAAGGATAATGCCGGCAATACGCCGCTTCACATCGCCGTCGAGTGCGATGCCTACGATGCTCTGGACTATCTATTGTCCATGTAAGTGGCTTAACCATGGTTGACTTAGCCCGATTGAACTTAGAAATATCTTTGCCGGCAATCCTTGGAATCCTTACAGCCCAGTGGATACGGGCGTGCTGAACGAGAAGAAGCAGGCCCCAGTGCACCTGGCCACCGAGCTGAACAAGGTGAAGTCCCTGCGGGTGATGGGTCAGTACCGCAATGTCATCGATATCCAGCAGGGCGGCGAACATGGACGCACTGCTCTGCACTTGGCCGCCATCTACGATCACGAGGAGTGCGCTCGCATCCTGGTAAGTGGTGTGAGTGCTTGCCAAACGTTTCATTTGATTACTTTTTACGTTCGCCCTCGCTTTTGTATTCACtcatgcattttatttgcattggctttatttatattaagtCATTAATCAACGAAGTCCTTCCGAAAAACACACTCATCCGTACAAAAGTTTAATTTATCATAGAGAACATGAAAAATAAAGGTTGGTATACTCAGTAGACTCAATTGTTTTGCCTGCTTTCATACTAGACCCAAATActgactgtgtgtgtgtgttctaTTGCTAGCATATTATATTAGAggcatttatatttgtttaccATAACTCATCGTATCTTCCAGATAACTGAGTTCGATGCATGCCCACGTAAGCCCTGTAACAATGGTTATTATCCCATACACGAAGCGGCCAAGAATGCCAGCTCCAAGACAATGGAGGTCTTCTTCCAGGCAAGTTATCCACTCCTTTTCCCAATTCGCACTCTTCCTAGTTGCATGCCACCTCTATCTCATCTCATCCAGCTTTGATCCTATTGTGGCAGCTATCCCCCCATTGGACATTGAACCGATTTGCTTGATTTCTTCTACTTACCCCTCTTACTTCTGAACTTTCGTGCACTCTCTACggttttaagtttatttttatttttatttggtttttgatttTGCTTTGCTCCCTGATTgacgttgcgtatacgccgcgttgtcAGCGTCCGCTTTAAAAAGTATCAAATTTGTTATGTGTCACTCTGGCTGTTGAGCGATGTTTTCCACACAATTTTAAGCTGCTGAAAAATATCAGATGTTGGATAACTCATGCGGGTCGGTCATTCACTTTGGCATACAGTTTTCGGGTCGCCTTCAGCCATTTCCAGGATACACCAAAGTTAAAGCTTTgtagataaatatttatgtgttatttttattgatttcctTGACTTCTTAAGGTATAAGCACTATCACTTTAAAGAAGTACTTGTCACAGATTTTTAATAGTAATTTAATGAAttgttattaataattaaCCCTGCTTTTAAATGCTGTCTTAAGACCTTTGAGGACTAAAACGAGAACGGTGACGCAAAGAGACtctattaatttatttctttttacgGAAAATGTCAGCAGGAATAAGCTCTTCTaatgttttcatttactttacaGTGGGGCGAGCAGCGCGGCTGCACCCGCGAGGAGATGATATCCTTCTACGACTCGGAGGGCAATGTGCCGCTCCATTCGGCTGTCCATGGTGGCGACATCAAGGCTGTGGAGCTGTGCCTCAAGTCCGGCGCCAAGATATCCACGCAGCAACACGATCTCTCGACGCCAGTGCACCTGGCTTGTGCCCAGGTGAGTGGATCCCTTGGATGCACATGTGCAATCCTTCAGCATGTCAAGCAATCGAAAACTTTCATATTTCCACGTGCAGTTAAGCAAACAAAGCGTTCTTGGCCAGTAAGCGAAAGGAATACCGCTTTAAACCATATCCAATGGGCGGTGAAAAGTGGCTGTGTGGTTTCCTTTCGTTTTCCTTTGGTTTCGCCTCGTGTCTTGGTGTCCTTAGTTGACTTTAATTTGACAAATTCTTATGCAAATTCACTGAGAAGAACGTGACTTCGGCGCTAACAAAACAAAGCACTTTTCATGTTGGGGAAATACATACTACGTATGAATGATTCCGACATGGTTTTCCATTTACATTTCCGCTTCTTGTTCCcgtttttcctcctttttagGGAGCCATCGACATTGTGAAGCTCATGTTCGAGATGCAGCCCATGGAGAAGCGACTCTGTCTGAGTTGCACGGACGTGCAGAAGATGACGCCGCTGCACTGCGCCTCCATGTTCGATCATCCGGACATCGTGTCCTATCTGGTGGCCGAGGGAGCGGACATCAATGCCCTGGACAAGGAGCACCGCTCGCCGTTGCTCCTGGCGGCATCGCGAAGTGGTTGGAAAACAGGTGAGAAAATTtcataataattatttagtaatttattactattattaccTTTAACTCTTGCCTTCCAGTCCACCTCCTTATCCGTTTAGGGGCGTGCATAAGTGTCAAGGACGCCGCCGCCCGCAATGTGCTGCACTTCGTCATCATGAACGGCGGTCGGCTGACGGACTTCGCCGAGCAGGTGGCCAACTGCCAGACGCAGGCGCagctgaagctgctgctcAACGAGAAGGACAGCATGGGCTGCTCGCCGCTGCACTACGCCAGCCGGGATGGGCACATCCGGTCGCTGGAGAATCTCATTCGACTGGGCGCCTGCATCAATCtgaagaacaacaacaacgagagTCCGCTGCACTTTGCCGCTCGCTACGGAAGGTACAATACGGTGCGGCAGCTGCTGGACTCCGAGAAGGGATCGTTCATCATCAACGAGAGTGACGGTGCTGGGATGACGCCACTGCACATATCCTCGCAGCAAGGACACACTCGGgtggtgcagctgctgctcaaTCGCGGAGCTCTGCTGCATCGGGACCACACCGGACGCAATCCTCTCCAGCTGGCGGCCATGTCCGGTTACACCGAGACCATCGAGCTGCTGCACTCGGTGCACTCGCATCTGCTCGATCAGGTGGACAAGGATGGGGTAAGTGCCAGTACTTGGCAACTGATAAATAAGGATAACCACTACGAATGTCTCTTCAGAACACCGCTCTCCACCTGGCCACCATGGAGAATAAGCCCCATGCGATCTCCGTGCTGATGTCTATGGGCTGTAAGCTGGTCTACAATGTTCTGGACATGAGTGCCATTGACTATGCCATCTACTACAAGTATCCGGAGGCTGCCCTGGCCATGGTGACCCATGAGGAGCGAGCCAACGAGGTGATGGCTCTGCGCTCGGACAAGCATCCGTGCGTCACCCTGGCGCTGATTGCCTCCATGCCCAAGGTATTCGAAGCGGTGCAGGACAAGTGCATCACCAAGGCCAACTGCAAGAAGGACTCGAAGAGTTTCTACGTAAGTTTGTCGTTTTCCCAGGGCCAAAACCCCAATCATCAACTCATTCCATCGAAGCTAATTGATTTCTATTCGCCCCCAATTGACATCGCCGTGACCAGATCAAGTACTCTTTCGCATTCTTGCAATGCCCCTTTATGTTTGCCAAGATCGATGAGAAAACCGGAGAGTCGATTACGACCGCCAGTCCCATTCCGTTGCCGGCTTTGAATGTAAGCGGAAACGGGAATCCTTCCCAGATCTGTTGCATGCGTGTTTTTTTCCTCGTGTTGCTCCTCCTTCCTGGCCTTGATACATGATCTTGGACATAATTAGTTATAGAATCAGGGTTACCGGGATAGCACATCATGATCCATAAATTCATAATATTTGGTTAAGATCATGCATCGATACTCATACACTTGGTTACCACCATCCAGATAAAATATTCGTTTTGGCCCTACCAAAAGACACCCGAACAGATTGAGGCCAAGCGCAAAGAGTTCAATGACCCCAAGTGGCGACCCGCGCCTTTGGCCGTGGTGAACGTGAGTGTCCCCGAACTCTCTTAAAGATCACAGAGCTCTGCAATAGTGTATCGTCCCGCCAAACTAACCCACTAACCCACCAACCGACTCACTTTCGGGCTTTTGTATCTTGTATGTCGTGTGCGTGTTTATTCTACTGCATTCTTCGCATTTCTGATACATGTTATCCTATAATCCCTCGACCAGACCATGGTTACCCATGGCAGGGTGGAGCTGCTGGCCCATCCGCTCAGCCAGAAGTATCTGCAGATGAAGTGGAACTCGTACGGCAAGTACTTTCACCTGGCCAACCTGCTGATCTACTCGATATTCCTGGTCTTTGTGACCATCTACTCCTCGCTGATGATGAACAACATTGAATTGAAGGCTGGGGACAACAAGACGATGAGTCAGTACTGCAACATGGGGTGAGTTCAGATCCATGCTACCCAAGAACCTATAACAACTCCTCCATCTTTCAGGTGGGAGCGGCTGACCATGAATCTCTCCCAGAACCCGGCGGTAGCATCCCAGATTCGTTTGGATTCCTGTGAGGAGCGCATCAATAGAACCACTGCAATACTTTTCTGTGCCGTGGTCATCGTGGTCTATATACTGCTCAACTCGATGCGGGAACTCAtacagatataccagcagaaAGTGCACTATATCCTGGAGACGGTTAACTTGATATCCTGGGTGCTGTACATCTCGGCCTTGGTGATGGTAACACCGGCATTTCAGCCGGATGGCGTAATCAATACCATCCATTACTCGGCCGCTTCAATCGCCGTGTTTCTGTCCTGGTTCCGATTGCTCCTGTTCCTGCAGAGATTCGACCAGGTCGGCATCTATGTGGTCATGTTCTTGGAGATTCTGCAGACGCTCATCAAAGTGCTGATGGTGTTCTCCATACTGATAATAGCCTTCGGCCTGGCTTTTTATATACTACTTTCGAAGGTAGGTGGTTTGCTATCGAACTTTCAAGAGGTAATCTCCTACTTTTTCCCGCAGATTATTGACCCCCAACCGAACCACTTGTCCTTCTCCAACATACCCATGTCCTTGCTGCGCACTTTCTCAATGATGCTGGGCGAGCTGGACTTTGTGGGCACCTATGTGAACACCTACTATCGGGATCAGTTGAAGGTGCCCATGACCTCGTTCTTAATATTGAGTAAGTACCGATTAAGCCATTACTTTTCCTTTAACACATATTATGTGTTTGCTGGCAGGCGTTTTTATGATCCTTATGCCCATTCTCCTGATGAACTTGCTCATCGGTTTGGCCGTCGGCGATATTGAGTCAGTGCGTCGCAATGCCCAGCTCAAGAGGCTGGCCATGCAGGTGGTGCTCCACACAGAGCTGGAGAGGAAGCTGCCCCATGTCTGGCTGCAGCGAGTGGACAAAATGGAGCTGATTGAGTATCCCAATGAAACCAAGTGCAAGCTCGGCTTCTGCGACTTCATCCTACGCAAGTGGTTCTCGAATCCGTTCACCGAGGATTGTAAGTTGTCTGGGAAAAGATCTGGTACTAGGACCATCCAATACACTTCCTTCTTCTATGCAGCCTCCATGGACGTCATATCCTTCGACAACAACGATGACTACATCAATGCGGAATTGGAACGGCAGCGGCGAAAGTTGCGCGACATTAGTCGAATGCTGGAGCAACAGCACCAGCTGGTGCGACTCATTGTCCAGAAGATGGAGATCAAGACGGAGGCGGATGACGTGGACGAGGGTATATCGCCAAACGAGCTGCGCTCCGTAGTCGGCCTGAGATCGGCGGGCGGAAATCGATGGAACTCACCACGAGTCCGGAATAAACTACGAGCCGCTTTGAGCTTCAACAAGAGCATGTAGATCCCTTCGTTTGGcggcattataaaaaaaatctatGTATCGTCCTTAGTAGAAAAATTGCAcctttttaaatgtatatctCTATGTGTGTGTAAATCGTTGTCCCACAGTGACGTGgctcgtgtgtgtgtatgtgaggTCCTTAAAGGAATAATACATCGAATTTATAGGCAAGGACCGTGGGCTGTTCTCGTAACTTGATTAAGCTGTGGAATTCAACAGATCTATTCTagtttttaatgcaatttgcaaGTGTGCATTGTTATTTGGATGTCTTTTAAcaagtatataaataaaatcatattaaCCAGAAAAACTGCTTACATTTTGAAACAGAGGAGACACAGTCCTTAGGTCAAATACAaaattcttatttatttatgacaaTGATCAATGGTAAAGTGACAATGTATGAGAGTAGAAATAACGATTGGCGATAAAGAGACATAAACTTATTCACTAAATATAAGATGTGCGATGAAGCGGGCGATCTACATGAATGTGATCTTCGTGCGGCCCATGTTGACCTGCCAGACATTGAGCTCCTCGTAGTCATCGATGCATTTGTCCACCTGGTCGGGCTTGAATCCTTTGGTTGTGCAGCGGTCCATGATGTCGGCGATTTTGACTCCCTTTCCAGAGCCAGCCAGTTCACGAACGATGGCAAAGATTCGATCCGATGTGTTGGGAACACtggaattaaaaaatatttttaagcaaaGGGATTTACTTAAAAGCATTGCAAATACTTACTGTCCCTTCTGGTGCTCGTGGATTTGGTTGAGCGAGTCCTTGGACATCTCCAGCAGACGCAGTGCTTCAGCCACATCATCCTTCTCCACGCTATCGGATAGACGCAACCTAGCCAAAGCGGTGGACAGTCGCAGGATTCCCAACAAGTTACGGGCCGAGGTGAAGGTCATATCCTTCTGGTTGCGCGCCTCTCGACGCAGCTCCACGTAAGCGCCCACAATGTAGTCGGTGAGCTCATCCGGAATAGTGGGGTTCTTGCGCTTGCACAGGTTGATGTAGCGCCGCATAAGATTCATGTCCAGAGCCTTGACTCGCGTGGGAGGCTGTTTGCTGTGGCTGTGCACATAGGTGATGTGCTTGGCCAAACGCAAATCATTGTCACGATCCGGTTTATCCTGGATGAGCCACAGCAGATCGAAACGCGAGAGCAAGGCCGCTGGAAGCTGAATGTTCTGCTCCACGGTGCGACGAGGATTGTAGCGTCCAAAAGCGGGATTAGCAGCGGCCAGGATGGAAACGCGAGCGTTTAGGGTCGTCATGATGCCTGCTTTTGCTATCGAAATGGTCTGCTGTTCCATCACCTCGTGAATGGCTGTACGATCCTGATCCGCCATCTTGTCGAATTCATCAATGCAGCAGACTCCCTGATCGGCCAGCACAAGAGCTCCTCCTTCCAATGTCATCTCGCCTGTGAGGGGATCCTTCATCACTGCAGCCGTGAGACCCACCCCCGAGGAACCGCGTCCTGTGGTGTACTGCGATCGCACAGCCAAGCGGCTAATGTAGCCCAGCAGCTGCGACTTGGCCACACCGGGATCTCCCATGAGGCAGATGTTGATGTTGCCACGAATCTTCATGCCATCGGGACGTTTGTCAACTCCTCCGAccaaaaggagcagcagcgcTTTCTTCACATCCAAATGTCCATAGATTTCGGGAGCCAAGCTGGTGGCCAGGCGCTCGTAGAAATCATCCTGGGCCAATTCCTCCAGCTCTTCCGGCGTCAGCTCGGCATCTTTGTCCGAGATCTCGTCGTTCTTGTTGATACAGATGATGCGCTATTGGGACAGTAACAATAGATTAACCATATACATAATTTTGTTGGATTTCAATGAGGTAACTCACGTGAGCTTGGAGGAATGTCTCTGAGAGCAGACCTTGAATCATCTGAGCGAAACCGGTGCGCATCAGCGGCAAGAACACTCCGGAGACCACAATGTGATCTCCAGGCTGTGCCATTCGCGTGACCTCGCCCCTGCACATGATGGTCATGCTGCGTGGAATGTGGCCCACGGGCACCTGGTCGCTGTGCTCCTGCATCTTGACCTCCTGGAACTTGACGAACTTGGAGCCACGGGTTTGCAAATACAGCCGTCCTCCAGCTTTGTTCACTCGGCAATCATCCGAAGGGCAATCGTGCACGGGCGTAAAGGAAAGCGAGTTGACTGGCTGATACGTCTCCGAGCCACAGCGATCGCACGTGTAGGTGGCCACCACCATCATGGGCTTGACTTCCGTGCAGCGTGTAACGATGCCACGAACAGTGACCAGTTTGCCAATATGCTGGGCTTTCACCTCGCGAATAGAGTGCGCCTTCTCCGTGGACAGTGGTTTGAAGCCCACCTCGCTAAAAGGAAGAAAGAGAAAATGGAGTTAGATTTGCGGGAAAATTGCGAAATAGAAACACTTACAATCGCTTCATCAGCTCCGAGGGGAAGGAGTTGCGCTCATCGCGCTGTTCCATAGGATTCCGGGTGCGGGACTCCATCATCAGGCGGTGCTCGATGTAAACATCCAAGGCGTCCTTGGCGTGCACCTCCTGCTGTTTGTAGCTGGGCAGGAGTTCAGCAATCACATCGCTGAATATGGACGTGTAACGCCGGCAATTGTCGACCACCGCTTCCGCGAGACTTTCATTGAACTCCGCCAGATCATCCAGATCGATGGTGATCAGTACTTGCTCCCGATGGGCCAGCTTCACCAGCTGTGAACCGTAGACGAACTCCTTTTTGCCATCATCGTCGCACTTGCAGAATTCCGACAGGAAGGTCTTGATCGATTCTGCAAATCAACAAACATTGGATGCGTGATGCCTCGTCGAGATTAAGACATCTTGGCACTTACCTCGGTCTTGGGCATAATCTCGTCGAGCCATTTTGCGCTTGCTTCTTGGTGCTTTCAAGAATGGACAACAAATTGAGGACAGTTGCTTACCAAAGGTGTTTTTTGGGACGCTGTTTGCTGGGAAATGCGgagaaaataatgaaaatgtaaacGCTTCCCGCCAAAAACGCGTTTGATTAGAGATGGCACTATAGTTAGAGATGTGAGAATATTTAAAAGTAGCAATATATCGTTATTTTTgtaatgtaaataaatatgtagaatGAATATTGTTGTGTGAAGTAATTCTAAACAATTATTTGCTTATATCTACAATTAAAACTTAACaaaatctttaaaataaacaaactgtATATACCCTTTCGTTTGGTTACAGAATATTTAAAGGAAAAACGGGGATCTTACATAGATGTCTGCCATTTATTATGCTCTACATGTAATTTTAATGTCGAGGAATCTGCAGTATTGTGTAGAATACTTTCATACATGTCTAGTTTCTACATATGTCGGTATCCCATTTTACATATGTGTATTTGTGctgtatttgtttgtttgatgacGTTGCCACctgtttgcataaataaaacgcGCGCAATTCGAATTTCAAATATTGACGTTTATTCAggttttaaatgaaatttacaAAAGTTCTCATTTTCGCTTGTCTGCCGTTACACTCATAGCACTATTGCGTATCGCTTTCAATAAACTTGTTGGACTTGCGTTTCTTGttacataattatttattggtttttaGGCATCTAAAAGtagtacatttatttttagtgcaATTTTCGATTCGCATTGGTTATCTTCAAATAGATTTACAACGATGATTTTTTTCGCACATTGCGGCTGCTTTTGCGGTATACATAAGTTACAATTTAATATGTTGCGTTTacgtttaacttaaatattattaatcaCATGCAATAgttaaataataatgatacaaataataattatacataGTTCAACCAGCGCGCCGGCACACAACGATCTAATTTCGATCGGATCGAAGTGTATATAGTGCGATATATGCAAGTATATGCCAATTTGTGTGCGGCGGCAATTGGCGATTCCTTTGTTAATTTGCTACTAActaaatttgttgttttcgttcAACTGTTTGCTTTTTTCACATTCAGCGCTAATCGTTACGTTTACGCACTAGCATATAATTACGATTTAATTAGTTAATTCatttatgtgtatatatatatatatatagacttCATTCTTATCGCTGGCGCCATACTCGTATTAATGcatatttcatattcatttgtatatatatatatttacttgtTGTTTTTAGAGTGCCGCCAGCGCTGCTCTCTGGATTTGATTCAGCAGCGCTCTGCCCCACTGTAAAGTATCCGTAAGATTGCAACATTAGTTTCGattgaaattgcaaatttgCGAACTG
This portion of the Drosophila santomea strain STO CAGO 1482 chromosome 3L, Prin_Dsan_1.1, whole genome shotgun sequence genome encodes:
- the LOC120448920 gene encoding transient receptor potential cation channel subfamily A member 1 isoform X3, which produces MMCDKLRNTNAALTTAYSRDQRPFTITAADTDCNQSATSTSSSSTRMPKLYNGVYSGQCGALSPPDLMEAQPKLLPKPRSNSSGSTGRNSKYWIFSMIIERSAGPKRLEIDGDDADTPLEAILPAEPPAEVCLLRDSPFRILRAAESGNLDDFKRLFMADNSRIALKDAKGRTAAHQAAARNRVNILRYIRDQNGDFNAKDNAGNTPLHIAVECDAYDALDYLLSIPVDTGVLNEKKQAPVHLATELNKVKSLRVMGQYRNVIDIQQGGEHGRTALHLAAIYDHEECARILITEFDACPRKPCNNGYYPIHEAAKNASSKTMEVFFQWGEQRGCTREEMISFYDSEGNVPLHSAVHGGDIKAVELCLKSGAKISTQQHDLSTPVHLACAQGAIDIVKLMFEMQPMEKRLCLSCTDVQKMTPLHCASMFDHPDIVSYLVAEGADINALDKEHRSPLLLAASRSGWKTVHLLIRLGACISVKDAAARNVLHFVIMNGGRLTDFAEQVANCQTQAQLKLLLNEKDSMGCSPLHYASRDGHIRSLENLIRLGACINLKNNNNESPLHFAARYGRYNTVRQLLDSEKGSFIINESDGAGMTPLHISSQQGHTRVVQLLLNRGALLHRDHTGRNPLQLAAMSGYTETIELLHSVHSHLLDQVDKDGNTALHLATMENKPHAISVLMSMGCKLVYNVLDMSAIDYAIYYKYPEAALAMVTHEERANEVMALRSDKHPCVTLALIASMPKVFEAVQDKCITKANCKKDSKSFYIKYSFWPYQKTPEQIEAKRKEFNDPKWRPAPLAVVNTMVTHGRVELLAHPLSQKYLQMKWNSYGKYFHLANLLIYSIFLVFVTIYSSLMMNNIELKAGDNKTMSQYCNMGWERLTMNLSQNPAVASQIRLDSCEERINRTTAILFCAVVIVVYILLNSMRELIQIYQQKVHYILETVNLISWVLYISALVMVTPAFQPDGVINTIHYSAASIAVFLSWFRLLLFLQRFDQVGIYVVMFLEILQTLIKVLMVFSILIIAFGLAFYILLSKIIDPQPNHLSFSNIPMSLLRTFSMMLGELDFVGTYVNTYYRDQLKVPMTSFLILSVFMILMPILLMNLLIGLAVGDIESVRRNAQLKRLAMQVVLHTELERKLPHVWLQRVDKMELIEYPNETKCKLGFCDFILRKWFSNPFTEDSSMDVISFDNNDDYINAELERQRRKLRDISRMLEQQHQLVRLIVQKMEIKTEADDVDEGISPNELRSVVGLRSAGGNRWNSPRVRNKLRAALSFNKSM
- the LOC120448920 gene encoding transient receptor potential cation channel subfamily A member 1 isoform X5; this translates as MMCDKLRNTNAALTTAYSRDQRPFTITAADTDCNQSATSTSSSSTRMPKLYNGVYSGQCGALSPPDLMEAQPKLLPKPRSNSSGSTGRNSKYWIFSMIIERSAGPKRLEIDGDDADTPLEAILPAEPPAEVCLLRDSPFRILRAAESGNLDDFKRLFMADNSRIALKDAKGRTAAHQAAARNRVNILRYIRDQNGDFNAKDNAGNTPLHIAVECDAYDALDYLLSIPVDTGVLNEKKQAPVHLATELNKVKSLRVMGQYRNVIDIQQGGEHGRTALHLAAIYDHEECARILITEFDACPRKPCNNGYYPIHEAAKNASSKTMEVFFQWGEQRGCTREEMISFYDSEGNVPLHSAVHGGDIKAVELCLKSGAKISTQQHDLSTPVHLACAQGAIDIVKLMFEMQPMEKRLCLSCTDVQKMTPLHCASMFDHPDIVSYLVAEGADINALDKEHRSPLLLAASRSGWKTVHLLIRLGACISVKDAAARNVLHFVIMNGGRLTDFAEQVANCQTQAQLKLLLNEKDSMGCSPLHYASRDGHIRSLENLIRLGACINLKNNNNESPLHFAARYGRYNTVRQLLDSEKGSFIINESDGAGMTPLHISSQQGHTRVVQLLLNRGALLHRDHTGRNPLQLAAMSGYTETIELLHSVHSHLLDQVDKDGNTALHLATMENKPHAISVLMSMGCKLVYNVLDMSAIDYAIYYKYPEAALAMVTHEERANEVMALRSDKHPCVTLALIASMPKVFEAVQDKCITKANCKKDSKSFYTMVTHGRVELLAHPLSQKYLQMKWNSYGKYFHLANLLIYSIFLVFVTIYSSLMMNNIELKAGDNKTMSQYCNMGWERLTMNLSQNPAVASQIRLDSCEERINRTTAILFCAVVIVVYILLNSMRELIQIYQQKVHYILETVNLISWVLYISALVMVTPAFQPDGVINTIHYSAASIAVFLSWFRLLLFLQRFDQVGIYVVMFLEILQTLIKVLMVFSILIIAFGLAFYILLSKIIDPQPNHLSFSNIPMSLLRTFSMMLGELDFVGTYVNTYYRDQLKVPMTSFLILSVFMILMPILLMNLLIGLAVGDIESVRRNAQLKRLAMQVVLHTELERKLPHVWLQRVDKMELIEYPNETKCKLGFCDFILRKWFSNPFTEDSSMDVISFDNNDDYINAELERQRRKLRDISRMLEQQHQLVRLIVQKMEIKTEADDVDEGISPNELRSVVGLRSAGGNRWNSPRVRNKLRAALSFNKSM